The sequence below is a genomic window from bacterium.
CCCGCGAAGAAGACCGTCAAGAAGAAGGTCGCCGCGAAGACGGAACCGGCCGCCAAGGAGACAGCCGCCAAGGAGCCCGCGGCCGGGAAGACGGCGACGGCGAAGGCGGACGGCGAGTCCGTCGACGACGGCGTGACCGCCGCGGCGCCGGCCGCCGCGCCGACGAAGGACGCCGAAGCCGCCGGCAAGCCCGCGGTCGCGAAGACGCCGAAGAAGCCCGCCCCGCCGCCGGTGGAGGCGCCCGCCGAGCCCGAGGCCGCCGCGAAGCCGCCGTTGCGCCGCGCCAGGATCATCAAGCGGGCCGACGTGCCGGTCAAGGCCGAGGCGGTCGTCGAGGAGGCGCCGGCCGAGGCGCCGGCGGCGGCGCCCGACGAAGCCGCCGCGCCCGACGTCGAGGTCCCGGCCGACGCCGTCGAGACGACGGCCCCCGAGACCGCCGCCGAGCCCCCCGTCGAGGAACAGGACGGCGCCGGAAAACCGGGCGCGCGCGACGACAAGTCGTCGCCGGCCTCGCGACGCCCCCGCCGCACGGCCAAGGTCATCCGCATGGGTTCCGGAGTGGTCCAGACCAAGACGGGGCTGGCGGTGCCCGAGCCGCGGGGACCGTCCGGCGGCCCCGGCGGCGCGCCGGCCCTCGGCGCCGACGGCCAGCCGGCCGAGAACTGGAACTGGGGCGAGGTGCGGCGCGACATCGCGGGTCACCGCGGCCGCGGCGACGCCAACAGCTCGGTGCGGGATTCCGTCCAGGCCGCGATGCAGCGCCGCCAGGAGGTCCGCGAAGGCACGCCGGACAGCGACCGGCGCAAGCGCCGCAAGAAGAAGAAGGTGGACGAGGTGGCCGTTGCCCAGAGCGTGAAGCAGACCCTGGCCCAGCTCGACGGCGCCAAGGGCGGCCGCCGGCGGCACCGCCGCGGCGGCGGCGCGGAGGCCGAGACGGACGCCGGGCCGATGCTGCGCGTGACCGAGTTCATCACGGTGCAGGAGCTGGCCGAGAAGTTCGAGATCCAGCCGCGCGAGGCCATCGCCAAGCTGTTCTCCCTCGGCTTGATGGCGACGATGAACCAGCGCCTGGAGCGCGACCAGATCGAGCTGCTGGCTGACGAGTTCGAGAAGGACGTCGAGTTCCTCGGCGAGTACGGCGACGAGGAACTGGCCGACGCCGAGCCCGAGGTCCGCGAGGAGGACCTCGAGCACCGCGCGCCGGTGGTCACGGTGATGGGGCACGTGGACCACGGCAAGACGTCGCTGCTGGACCACATCCGCAAGACCAACGTCATCGCCGGCGAGGCCGGCGGCATCACCCAGCACATCGGCGCCTACCGCGTGCAGACGCCCGGCGGTCCGATCACCTTCCTGGACACCCCCGGCCACGAGGCCTTCGGCGCCATGCGCGCGCGCGGCGCCCAGGTCACCGACATCGTGATCCTGGTGGTCGCGGCCGACGACCGCATCATGCCGCAGACCATCGAGGCCATCAACCACGCCAAGGCGGCGGGCGTGCCGCTGATCGTGGCCATCAACAAGATCGACCTGCCCGGGGCGCGCCCCGACCTGGTCAAGCAGGACCTGCTGGGCCAGGGCATCGTGGTCGAGGAGTTCGGCGGCGACGTGCTCAGCGCGGAGATCTCCGCCAAGAAGGGGATCAACGTCGAGCGCCTGCTCGAGCTGGTGCACCTGCAGTCCGAGGTGCTGGAGCTCTCGGCTTCGTCCAAGGGCAACGCGCGCGGCGTGGTCGTCGAGGCCTCGAAGGAGCCGGGTCGCGGCGTCCTCTTCACGGTCCTGGTGGAGCAGGGGACCCTGCGCGTGGGCGACCACTTCGTCTGCGGCATGCAGGACGGCAAGGTGCGCGCGCTGCTCGACGAGCGCGGCGAGGTCCTGACCCAGGTCCTGCCCGGCGAACCGGCCGTGGTGCTCGGCGCCGGCGACGTGCCCCTGGCGGGCGACCGCCTCCACGTCACGGACACCGAGCGCGAGTCCCGCGACATCGCCGGCAAGCGCCGGCAGCTGCAGCGCGTGCAGCAGTTCTCGGCGCCCAAGCGCTCCATCTCGCTGGACAACCTGGCGGAGATGGTGGCCCAGGGCGACACCAAGGAACTGCCGATCATCGTCAAGGGCGACGTGTCGGGCTCGGTGGAGGCGATCTGCGACGCCCTGCTCGACCTGAACACCGACGAGGTCCACGTCCGCATCGTGCACAAGGGCGTCGGCGCCATCAACGAATCGGACGTGCTGCTGGCCTCCAACACCGGCGCGATGATCATCGGCTTCCACATGCGCCCGGGCAACGCCATCCAGGAGCGGGCCAAGGAGCAGGGCGTCACCATCGAGGTCTTCGACATCATCTACGAGGTCGTCGACACGATGCGCAAGGCGATGGCCGGCCTGCTCGGCAAGATCCGCCGCGAGGTCTCGACCGGCTCGGCCGAGATCCGCGTGGTCTACCGCATCCCGAAGGTGGGGACCGTGGCCGGCGCCTACGTCACCAAGGGCACCATCATCCGCAACTCCCTGCTGCGGCTGGTGCGCCACGAGATGATGATCTTCGAAGGCAAGATCAGCTCGCTGAAGCGCTTCAAGGACGACGTCCGCGAGGTGCAGGCGGGCTACGAGTGCGGCATCGGTCTCGAGAACTTCCACGACCTGGTCGAGGGCGACGTGGTCGAGACGTACCGCATCGAGGAGGAGACCCGGACCGAGCTGTAGCGCGGACGCGCGCGGCCGGCGCCGGCGGACCGGCGGGCAGGACGGCGCGCAGCCGTCCTGCCGCGTTTCCAGGATGGTGGGCATGGATCCGTACAAGCTGCAGCGCCAGAGCACGGCGATCCGCAAGGTCCTCGGCGAGCTGCTCGCCGTCGAGGTCAAGGACCCCCGCGTCGGCTTCGTCACGATCAACGGCGTGGAACTCAACCGCGACCAGACCGTCGCGCTGGTGTACGTGTCGGTCCTCGGCGGCGAGCGGGAGCGGGCGGACAGCCTGGCCGGCCTCAAGAAGGCCCGCGGCTTCCTGCAGGGACGCGTCAGCGACCTGCTGCGCCTGCGC
It includes:
- the infB gene encoding translation initiation factor IF-2 — protein: PAKKTVKKKVAAKTEPAAKETAAKEPAAGKTATAKADGESVDDGVTAAAPAAAPTKDAEAAGKPAVAKTPKKPAPPPVEAPAEPEAAAKPPLRRARIIKRADVPVKAEAVVEEAPAEAPAAAPDEAAAPDVEVPADAVETTAPETAAEPPVEEQDGAGKPGARDDKSSPASRRPRRTAKVIRMGSGVVQTKTGLAVPEPRGPSGGPGGAPALGADGQPAENWNWGEVRRDIAGHRGRGDANSSVRDSVQAAMQRRQEVREGTPDSDRRKRRKKKKVDEVAVAQSVKQTLAQLDGAKGGRRRHRRGGGAEAETDAGPMLRVTEFITVQELAEKFEIQPREAIAKLFSLGLMATMNQRLERDQIELLADEFEKDVEFLGEYGDEELADAEPEVREEDLEHRAPVVTVMGHVDHGKTSLLDHIRKTNVIAGEAGGITQHIGAYRVQTPGGPITFLDTPGHEAFGAMRARGAQVTDIVILVVAADDRIMPQTIEAINHAKAAGVPLIVAINKIDLPGARPDLVKQDLLGQGIVVEEFGGDVLSAEISAKKGINVERLLELVHLQSEVLELSASSKGNARGVVVEASKEPGRGVLFTVLVEQGTLRVGDHFVCGMQDGKVRALLDERGEVLTQVLPGEPAVVLGAGDVPLAGDRLHVTDTERESRDIAGKRRQLQRVQQFSAPKRSISLDNLAEMVAQGDTKELPIIVKGDVSGSVEAICDALLDLNTDEVHVRIVHKGVGAINESDVLLASNTGAMIIGFHMRPGNAIQERAKEQGVTIEVFDIIYEVVDTMRKAMAGLLGKIRREVSTGSAEIRVVYRIPKVGTVAGAYVTKGTIIRNSLLRLVRHEMMIFEGKISSLKRFKDDVREVQAGYECGIGLENFHDLVEGDVVETYRIEEETRTEL